A genome region from Bacillaceae bacterium IKA-2 includes the following:
- a CDS encoding diaminopimelate dehydrogenase → MEKIKVGIVGYGNLGRGVEKGIKQNPDMELVGIFTRRQPDRISTEKNMIHISEIEQYKGKVDVMILCGGSATDLPEQGPQIAAMFNIVDSYDTHAKIPEYFESVETAAKTNGNACVISTGWDPGLFSLNRLLAQAILPEGKEYTFWGKGVSQGHSDAIRRVDGVLFAAQYTLPIEAAVNKVRNGEEPELSTKEKHLRDCYVVAKPGADLAKIKNDIVTMPNYFADYETKVQFLTEAEFKADHSAMPHGGHVLRSGKTGENNKQIIEFSLALESNPEFTASVMIAYARATFKFSKEGFSGVKTVFDIPFGYLSPKSPAELRKELL, encoded by the coding sequence ATGGAAAAGATTAAAGTAGGTATAGTCGGTTATGGAAATTTAGGACGCGGCGTTGAAAAAGGCATTAAGCAAAATCCTGACATGGAGCTAGTCGGAATTTTTACTAGACGTCAACCTGATAGAATTTCAACAGAAAAAAATATGATACATATTTCTGAAATTGAACAATATAAAGGGAAAGTTGATGTCATGATATTATGTGGCGGTTCGGCAACTGATTTACCGGAACAAGGCCCACAAATTGCTGCAATGTTTAATATCGTTGATAGCTATGATACTCACGCAAAAATTCCTGAGTACTTTGAAAGTGTAGAAACAGCTGCAAAAACTAACGGAAATGCCTGTGTCATTTCGACTGGCTGGGATCCAGGACTTTTTTCACTTAATCGCTTGTTAGCACAGGCAATTCTTCCAGAAGGCAAGGAATATACTTTTTGGGGAAAAGGAGTTAGTCAAGGTCATTCTGATGCAATTCGTCGCGTTGATGGTGTCTTATTCGCTGCTCAATATACACTTCCTATCGAAGCAGCCGTTAACAAAGTTCGAAATGGTGAAGAACCAGAGCTATCTACAAAAGAGAAGCATTTAAGAGATTGCTATGTTGTTGCAAAACCAGGAGCAGACTTAGCGAAAATCAAAAATGATATTGTTACAATGCCTAACTATTTTGCCGATTACGAAACAAAAGTACAATTTCTTACAGAAGCAGAATTTAAAGCAGATCATTCAGCCATGCCGCATGGTGGACATGTCCTTAGAAGTGGTAAGACTGGTGAAAATAATAAACAAATTATCGAATTTAGTCTAGCATTAGAAAGCAATCCTGAGTTTACAGCGAGTGTCATGATCGCTTATGCTAGAGCTACTTTTAAATTTTCTAAAGAAGGTTTCTCTGGCGTAAAAACAGTATTTGATATTCCGTTTGGTTACTTATCACCAAAATCACCAGCCGAACTACGAAAAGAACTGTTATAG
- the speD gene encoding adenosylmethionine decarboxylase, which yields MLTREQRIQLHGFNNLTKSLSFNMYDICYTKTKAEREAYIEYIDEQYNADRLTKILEDVTSIIGAHVLNVAKQDYEPQGASVTILVSEGPVNNAPGGFFKETPGPLPESVVAHLNKSHITVHTYPEYHPDEGISTFRADIDVSTCGEISPLKALNYLIHSFDTDIMTMDYRVRGFTRDISGHKLFIDHDINSIQNYIPDEVKSLFDMIDVNIYQENIFHTKCKLKKFDLNNYLFGYKKDRLTVEEQVEITARLKLEMDELYYGRNIVNRMGQE from the coding sequence ATGCTAACACGGGAACAAAGAATTCAACTGCACGGCTTTAATAATCTAACAAAATCTTTAAGCTTCAATATGTATGATATCTGTTATACAAAAACAAAAGCGGAACGAGAAGCTTATATAGAGTATATTGATGAACAATACAATGCAGACAGATTAACGAAAATTCTAGAGGATGTTACGAGCATCATTGGTGCCCATGTATTAAATGTTGCCAAACAAGATTATGAACCTCAAGGCGCAAGTGTAACGATATTAGTTTCTGAGGGGCCTGTAAATAATGCTCCTGGTGGCTTTTTTAAAGAAACACCTGGTCCGTTACCAGAAAGTGTTGTTGCGCATTTGAATAAAAGCCATATTACTGTCCATACTTACCCTGAATACCATCCAGATGAGGGAATCAGTACATTTCGTGCTGATATTGATGTTTCTACTTGTGGAGAAATATCGCCACTTAAGGCTCTAAATTATCTTATCCATTCGTTTGACACAGATATTATGACGATGGACTATCGAGTTCGTGGTTTTACGAGAGATATTAGTGGTCACAAGCTATTTATTGACCATGACATTAATTCAATTCAAAACTACATCCCTGACGAAGTGAAAAGTCTATTTGATATGATAGACGTAAATATTTACCAAGAAAATATTTTCCATACAAAGTGCAAATTAAAAAAGTTCGATTTAAACAATTATTTGTTTGGTTACAAAAAGGATCGATTAACTGTCGAAGAACAAGTAGAAATTACGGCACGATTAAAACTAGAGATGGATGAATTATATTACGGGAGAAATATTGTCAATCGGATGGGGCAAGAATAA
- a CDS encoding glycine betaine ABC transporter substrate-binding protein: protein MKKLSIIFIGLLFILSACGQGTGDDEIVISVSGKSYTEQILLTHIMSIALEENTDLTINSRPDTGATDILHPAIQQGEIDIYAEYTGTAYMIVMDQELDTTDPDVIYDRVKEYYQEEFDITWLDPYHFNNTYAIAVNRNTAEELGLKTVTDLVEHASEMTLGSDFDFLERSDGLTNFNAKYGIQEWGRNVGMDPGLMYAAIKEEEVDAITAYATDGRIPRFDLVLLEDDQQYFPPYFAAPIIRNEVLEAHPEIADVLNQVSPHLTMETMAELNSKVDIDGDLESKVAREFLIEIGLIEN from the coding sequence ATGAAAAAATTATCAATAATTTTTATCGGATTACTATTTATTTTGTCAGCGTGTGGTCAAGGTACGGGTGACGACGAAATTGTTATTTCAGTATCGGGGAAATCATATACGGAGCAAATCCTGTTAACTCATATTATGTCAATTGCATTAGAAGAAAATACTGATTTGACAATTAACTCAAGACCTGATACTGGTGCAACAGACATACTTCATCCAGCGATTCAACAGGGTGAAATTGATATATATGCTGAATATACTGGCACTGCTTATATGATTGTTATGGATCAAGAGCTAGACACAACGGATCCTGATGTCATCTATGACCGTGTAAAAGAATACTATCAAGAAGAATTTGATATTACCTGGTTAGACCCATACCATTTTAATAATACTTACGCAATTGCAGTTAATAGGAATACTGCTGAAGAATTAGGGTTAAAAACTGTTACAGATCTTGTCGAACACGCTTCAGAAATGACGCTTGGTTCCGACTTTGATTTTTTAGAAAGATCAGATGGATTAACGAACTTTAATGCTAAATATGGCATTCAAGAATGGGGACGAAATGTTGGAATGGATCCTGGTTTGATGTATGCAGCAATTAAAGAAGAAGAAGTTGATGCAATTACTGCCTACGCAACTGATGGAAGAATTCCGAGATTTGATTTAGTCTTATTAGAAGATGATCAACAATATTTCCCACCATATTTTGCTGCACCAATTATTAGAAATGAAGTTTTAGAAGCTCACCCTGAAATTGCAGACGTTTTAAATCAAGTTTCTCCTCACTTAACAATGGAGACAATGGCAGAGCTTAATTCCAAAGTCGATATCGACGGAGATCTTGAATCAAAAGTAGCCAGAGAGTTCTTAATTGAAATTGGTCTGATTGAGAACTAA
- a CDS encoding DNA adenine methylase, protein MVKPFVKWPGGKTTELGIIYQYLPSKINNYIEPFLGGGACFLSIKQDNYQRAYVNDFSQELISLYSFIKTKNNLFKLYLEEIWELWNYSGSFAKENYDFMRSLYESYKVNEIDKEEMKLKVTNFVESKRDDLEIVIPKNLTIDFESLMDELKKSVILKFSNLKNNELKKGNLPEEDYPKNFEASIRASVYTYYRHLYNERNKYAINKEMHIALFFYLREFCYSSMFRYNKKGGFNVPYGGASYNSKAFITKINYLWNDKLQEILGNTEFFQLDFEEFLKNIEITEDDFIFLDPPYDSDFSTYANHSFASNDQERLANYLLNDCKGQFMLIIKNTDFIYQLYQKPGINIIGFNKEYSVSFMDRNDRKVEHILITNYKN, encoded by the coding sequence TTGGTAAAACCGTTTGTTAAGTGGCCGGGTGGCAAGACGACTGAATTAGGAATCATTTATCAGTATCTGCCATCTAAGATAAATAATTACATAGAACCATTTTTAGGGGGAGGGGCTTGTTTTTTATCAATTAAACAAGATAATTATCAGCGAGCTTATGTTAATGACTTCTCACAAGAACTAATTTCATTGTATAGTTTCATAAAAACAAAGAATAATCTATTTAAATTATATTTGGAGGAAATTTGGGAGTTGTGGAATTACTCTGGAAGCTTTGCTAAAGAGAATTATGATTTTATGAGAAGCCTTTATGAGAGTTATAAAGTAAATGAAATAGATAAAGAAGAAATGAAATTGAAGGTAACCAACTTTGTTGAAAGCAAACGTGATGATCTTGAAATAGTGATTCCAAAAAATCTTACTATTGATTTTGAAAGTTTAATGGACGAACTGAAAAAATCGGTCATTTTAAAATTTTCTAACCTAAAAAATAATGAGTTAAAAAAAGGAAACTTACCAGAAGAAGATTACCCGAAAAATTTTGAGGCGAGTATTCGGGCAAGTGTCTATACATATTACCGCCATCTATACAATGAAAGAAATAAATACGCTATTAATAAGGAAATGCACATCGCTTTATTTTTTTATTTAAGAGAATTTTGTTACTCCTCTATGTTTAGATATAACAAAAAGGGCGGCTTTAATGTTCCTTATGGGGGGGCATCTTATAATAGTAAAGCTTTTATTACTAAAATAAACTATTTATGGAACGATAAACTTCAAGAAATATTGGGAAATACGGAATTTTTTCAGTTAGATTTTGAAGAATTCCTAAAAAACATCGAAATTACTGAAGATGATTTCATCTTTTTAGACCCGCCATATGACAGTGATTTTTCAACTTATGCAAATCATTCTTTTGCTAGTAACGATCAAGAGCGCCTAGCTAACTACTTGTTAAATGATTGCAAAGGACAGTTCATGCTAATTATAAAAAATACAGATTTTATTTATCAGCTTTATCAAAAACCAGGTATTAATATTATTGGTTTTAATAAGGAGTATAGTGTTAGTTTTATGGACCGAAATGATCGAAAAGTAGAGCATATCTTAATTACTAATTACAAAAATTAA
- the dpaL gene encoding diaminopropionate ammonia-lyase, with translation MGVIKQSLQTDIKWVKNRFYCSEHNHEELSVFQKEKIVKVHEFQKSHQSFTVTPLHRLKNLADFLDVGEIRVKDESFRFGLNAFKVMGGIYAIAKYLADSLGKDIEELSFDSLKNHKEQLGDLTFISATDGNHGRGVAWAARELGHKSIIYMPKGSSPHRLEAIRAEGAKADITELNYDDSVRMCAKLREENGWIMVQDTAWEGYDEIPLWIMQGYGAMAKEIVEQLEAEAGPQPTHIFLQAGVGSFAGAIAAYMVEYYRDNPPVIVVVESDQADCYFRSFSSEQGKLTTVTGDMDTIMAGLACGEPNTRAFRILRQYATATFSCDDKIAALGMRIYGNPIKGDPSVISGESGAVTLGLLHELRNNNFYSTISDELSLDSNSNVILINTEGDTDPYDYREIVWKGNKANL, from the coding sequence GTGGGAGTTATCAAACAGTCATTGCAAACAGATATAAAGTGGGTAAAAAATAGATTTTATTGCTCAGAACACAATCATGAAGAGCTTTCTGTTTTTCAAAAGGAAAAGATCGTTAAAGTTCATGAATTTCAAAAATCACATCAATCTTTTACGGTGACACCTTTACATCGTTTGAAAAATTTAGCTGATTTTTTAGATGTTGGAGAAATACGAGTAAAGGATGAATCATTTAGATTTGGATTAAATGCCTTTAAAGTGATGGGTGGTATTTACGCGATCGCTAAGTACTTAGCAGACAGCTTAGGGAAAGACATCGAAGAATTATCATTTGATAGTTTAAAGAATCACAAGGAACAATTAGGTGACCTGACATTTATCTCTGCTACCGATGGAAACCACGGACGCGGTGTCGCATGGGCCGCAAGAGAACTTGGACATAAATCAATCATCTATATGCCTAAAGGATCATCCCCCCACCGGCTCGAAGCGATCCGTGCGGAAGGCGCTAAAGCTGATATTACCGAATTAAACTATGATGATTCTGTGAGAATGTGCGCAAAACTGAGGGAAGAAAACGGCTGGATTATGGTACAAGACACCGCATGGGAAGGCTATGACGAAATCCCCCTTTGGATTATGCAAGGTTATGGGGCGATGGCAAAAGAAATTGTTGAACAGCTAGAAGCTGAAGCGGGCCCGCAGCCAACACATATATTTTTACAAGCTGGGGTTGGTTCGTTTGCGGGAGCAATTGCAGCCTATATGGTGGAGTATTATCGGGATAATCCGCCAGTGATTGTCGTTGTAGAGTCAGATCAGGCCGATTGTTATTTCAGGTCCTTTTCGAGCGAACAAGGGAAATTGACAACGGTAACAGGGGATATGGATACGATTATGGCTGGACTTGCCTGTGGGGAACCTAATACGAGGGCGTTTCGAATTTTACGTCAATACGCAACGGCGACCTTTTCATGTGATGATAAAATTGCTGCTTTAGGTATGCGGATTTACGGTAATCCTATAAAGGGTGACCCGTCTGTAATTTCTGGTGAATCTGGTGCCGTCACCCTTGGACTGCTTCATGAACTTCGGAACAATAATTTCTATTCAACGATAAGTGACGAACTTTCATTAGATAGTAACTCCAATGTGATTCTCATCAATACAGAGGGAGATACAGACCCATACGATTATAGGGAGATCGTATGGAAGGGAAATAAAGCTAATCTTTAA
- a CDS encoding metallophosphoesterase family protein produces the protein MKYAFISDIHGNAVALEAVLDDIKKQAVDKIVVLGDLCYRGPEPKKSIDLVRSLNTEVIKGNADEWIIRGVQSGEVPDSALDVMNKERDWALAHLEAGDIDYLASLPTSHFYKTGEVNIHVFHATPDSLFEIIQPDAEDDLLEKKLMVEDAQIFVYGHIHIPYIRYLKGKVIINTGSVGLPFDGLPKAAYAIVDVQSNRIQTSIERVDYNKETVSNLYNKGNYPNSEMMINIIKNGMK, from the coding sequence ATGAAATATGCATTTATATCAGATATACATGGAAATGCAGTGGCTCTTGAGGCAGTCTTGGATGATATAAAAAAGCAAGCAGTAGACAAAATTGTCGTGTTAGGTGATTTATGCTATCGGGGACCTGAACCAAAGAAATCGATTGATTTAGTTCGTTCTTTAAATACGGAAGTTATCAAAGGAAATGCTGATGAGTGGATTATCCGAGGTGTCCAATCAGGAGAAGTACCAGATAGTGCATTAGATGTCATGAACAAAGAACGTGATTGGGCCTTAGCTCATTTAGAAGCTGGTGATATTGACTATTTAGCAAGCTTACCAACGTCACATTTTTATAAAACTGGAGAAGTAAACATTCATGTATTTCATGCAACTCCAGACAGTCTATTTGAAATTATTCAACCAGATGCGGAAGATGATTTGCTTGAAAAAAAGCTAATGGTCGAAGATGCTCAAATATTTGTGTATGGTCATATCCATATTCCTTATATAAGGTATCTAAAAGGGAAGGTTATTATTAATACAGGAAGTGTTGGTTTACCATTCGACGGACTACCAAAAGCAGCTTATGCGATTGTTGATGTTCAGTCAAATCGCATCCAAACTTCAATTGAAAGAGTAGATTATAATAAAGAAACAGTTAGTAACCTCTACAACAAAGGAAATTACCCAAACTCAGAGATGATGATCAATATTATAAAAAATGGCATGAAGTAA
- a CDS encoding DUF3883 domain-containing protein, with protein MSNYHEQEILAVAIKILEETGEMTTTELKEALVVEMDPTDNDLMINSSRKDTKFDQKVRNMISHRQNNELLKYCEYKRSGTNGILRSRSMPKQATTEIEAKEINERKEKKRKFIARKINFDEINQRNKLIGLKGEEFVLELEKQRLSPELSEKVIHVSLDEGDGAGYDILSYDDIGKPRFLEVKTTTGTEKTPFYLSENEKAFIEEYGEEVEIVRVYNFDDSVGTGDIFRISGKDFLGKVHLQPLTYKVTFLR; from the coding sequence ATGAGCAATTATCATGAACAGGAAATTCTTGCAGTAGCAATAAAAATATTGGAAGAGACCGGTGAAATGACAACAACGGAACTTAAGGAAGCATTGGTTGTTGAAATGGATCCGACAGACAATGATTTAATGATAAATTCAAGTAGAAAGGATACAAAATTTGATCAAAAAGTAAGAAATATGATTTCACATCGACAAAATAATGAGCTATTAAAATATTGCGAATACAAGCGTTCCGGTACAAATGGGATTTTAAGATCAAGGTCGATGCCAAAGCAGGCAACAACTGAGATAGAAGCGAAGGAAATTAACGAACGAAAAGAGAAAAAAAGAAAATTCATTGCGAGAAAAATTAATTTTGATGAGATCAACCAGCGAAATAAATTGATTGGTTTGAAAGGGGAAGAGTTTGTTTTGGAACTAGAAAAACAAAGACTCAGTCCTGAACTTAGTGAGAAGGTCATTCATGTATCATTAGATGAAGGCGACGGGGCGGGTTACGATATCTTATCGTATGATGATATTGGTAAACCAAGGTTTCTTGAAGTGAAAACGACAACTGGAACTGAAAAAACACCGTTTTATTTATCAGAAAATGAAAAAGCATTTATTGAAGAGTACGGAGAAGAAGTTGAGATAGTTAGGGTTTATAACTTTGATGATAGTGTAGGGACAGGAGACATATTCAGAATATCAGGAAAAGATTTTCTTGGAAAAGTTCACTTGCAGCCACTTACATATAAAGTGACGTTTCTACGTTAG
- the ric gene encoding iron-sulfur cluster repair di-iron protein, whose amino-acid sequence MNETIFTNATKTGDIVTKLPAASKVFKEYKIDFCCGGDRPIGEVLQEKNLNEAEIITRLNELYVSSNRIDDVNWEEAPLAQLVDHIVNKYHVYTSEVLTELNAFVTKVYRVHGDSHPHLRDVFQTFSKLKSEMEQHLIDEERDVFPHVVAYEEKSSKAELDKAIDEINKLETEHEAVGDLLKTLREVTSDYQLPPGACNTYTLTYLKLEEFETMTHEHVHLENNILFKRLMSA is encoded by the coding sequence ATGAATGAGACAATCTTTACTAATGCTACAAAGACTGGTGATATAGTAACAAAGCTTCCTGCTGCAAGTAAGGTTTTCAAGGAATATAAAATTGATTTTTGTTGTGGTGGCGACCGTCCAATAGGCGAAGTGCTTCAAGAGAAAAACTTGAATGAAGCAGAAATTATCACGAGACTAAACGAATTATATGTTAGTAGTAATCGAATTGATGATGTAAATTGGGAAGAAGCACCGCTAGCTCAATTAGTTGATCATATCGTAAATAAATATCATGTTTACACTAGTGAAGTACTGACAGAACTAAATGCTTTTGTAACAAAAGTATATCGTGTTCATGGTGACAGCCATCCACACTTACGAGATGTTTTCCAAACATTCTCTAAACTAAAGTCTGAAATGGAACAACATTTAATAGATGAAGAACGTGACGTTTTCCCTCATGTTGTTGCTTATGAAGAAAAATCTTCAAAAGCTGAACTTGATAAAGCAATAGATGAAATTAACAAATTAGAAACCGAGCACGAAGCTGTTGGCGATCTACTTAAAACGTTACGTGAAGTGACAAGTGATTATCAGCTACCACCAGGAGCATGCAACACGTATACATTAACATATTTAAAACTAGAGGAATTTGAAACAATGACTCACGAGCACGTTCACCTAGAAAACAATATCCTATTCAAACGTTTAATGTCGGCTTAA